A window of Oryza glaberrima chromosome 2, OglaRS2, whole genome shotgun sequence genomic DNA:
tatgtttttctttaaatcTCCTCGTGTATCACCCTACTAATTAATGCAAAATTAATTCTGCAATGTCTAATCATGATAGTCACAGTCATACAAAGATGGATTTGGATCGACCTGTTGGGGTTTAATTTATCGGCATAATAGTGATTCTTACGGTTACGCCACCACCTCATTCGATTTATTTCATTCTAGAGATGTCGGTATTACCCTAATTAACTCATTCTCGATCAAAGTAGTAATAGTAAGATGTTAGTTAGGATcgacctaattaattaacccacacattaattaattacttcatTTGAAGCTTGAACCAAAATCATCCAACTTTAATTGACCAACTagcaatttttaacaattttatatGAGCATGTGTATGGGTAAAGCATACTATTATTCACTCTAATAAATAATGTCATGTCAGCTCTAATACTCCAAAAGAGTGGGTCGTAATCTGTAATGTGACACGTTTGATAGTGTTGGCCAAAAGCTATAACGAATAAAGTACAGTGTCCCCTCGCTGCAGTCGCTGTTGACAATTGTATTTCGTGTCTTTGTTTGTAGAATTGATAATTCAAAGCTAAGAAAAATATCTGCTTTTGTGCATCTAATTTGATTTAGACATGGGGAAGCATGTGATTTGATGGTGCTCGACTTCAACCCGCGGGGTTTAAATTTTAGTGTCCACGAATATTAAGCACGTACAAGTGAGTTTTCAGCAGGATTTTAATAATATCAGGGAAGTGTCATTGGTTAGTTTATCCCATAATAAGTACTTCTAGGATAGATTCCACTCCTAAGTCCTAAGTTAGCTCAGCTAGTTAGGTTTGCTGTGGTGGAACCAACCTACCCACATTCAAGTTCTAAATTTGTTCTTGTGGCCACATTTTCAAGTCCTAAATTTGATAGGGTGCTCGTATTTACTGCTAATTAGTCTTTCAATGGTAAGCGGAGTATTCGTCGACAGTGAGCCGTCCGTGGTAACTTCATTAATCTCAAGATGTACCTGACAAGTCTTATAGAGATGCTCATAGAGATAGGAGTTGCGTGCGTATGTTCATAAGGATGAGTGTGTGCGTGCTGTGAGCGTCTACCtttgtattgtgtttctaaaaaaagtttCCACTTGATTAAACCCACCATATACAGATTATCATATGATTATCATATTGTGTGAGATCTGAACTCCTTTAGCATCTCTTGCTAGTTGGCAAGAGACAAACATCTTACAAAtgcatcatcatatatatatatatatatatataggggaaggaaaaaaagacaATAAAAAATGGCTGCCGGTTGTCTAGCTAGCTTGTACGGGTATGCATGGCCACGAGCAACGGTGCAAACGGTAGCTGCAGTAGTACACACAACATACGGAGTAGGtgacaattactccctccagtttttTTAAATGAAGTTGGCTAGTTCAAATTTATACTAGCCAACGTCATACGTATATATAAGCCTTCCAGCGAAATTAAttagctgcagctagctacaagCCGATCGGAGTAGTTGCGACAAAGTGGCCACCGGCGATGATATGGCTGCAGCTCATCATCTCCGGCGCCACCTCCCGTGGAGGCATGTcaacggtggtggcggcggtcggTCTCTTAAGGAAGTCCTTGCACAACCCCGTCCAGAATCGACGGTCTGGCTCACTGGCCTCTACCgtccgccgcgcctcctcgcctaTGCCACTCTGCAACCaagaaaatcaaattaatataaagagaaggaaatatCTATAGTATATAtggtactccatccatttcatattataggccggttcactttgatgccattttcaaccttaccaaattttggtaaagttactaaaaaaaagtggctacatttagtttgctaccacaaattttggtaattatataagaaatcctgccaaaattttggcaagttaccattttggcaatgccaaaatttagtaaggttttttggcatcaaagtgaacaggccctataaGTCGTTTAACATTTTCCTTTATCAAACAtctttaagtttatttttggtGAAACACAATACAACGCATACGCTCACCCCTCCTATAAACATACACACTTTCCCTATGAGCActcttttaagtttgatcaagtttatagctaaatataataatatttttttcattacaaaacaaacattatatcaaaatatactcaatgttaaatttaatgaaactagtcTGGTGTCGTAgacattactattttttttataaagttggtcaaacttaaagaactttgattaagaaaaaaattaaacgacttataatataaaagagAGGGAGTACAATGTTATGTCAAGATTCTATATATATCCCTATAGGGATTTTGGTACATGAGTTGTACGTGTCGGTCCAAAAGCTATATGCTCGTTAGGTGTAATGTATGTGTTGTTATATGTTGCACACCAGTGCTCTATAAAGAGGCCTTAATTAAAAGTACGTTTTGGTTATATGATTCTTTTTTGGTTTAGAGCCTCGTTTAATTtcgcatattttttttcatatcaagGTCTCAAATGTTTAGAGATGGTGATTAATTTTGTACTGATGCTGCTTACCGTGATGGTGTTGTTATTGACAAGACGGTCGATGAGGTTGAGGAGGATGTCACTGGTGTACTCCGGGTGGCCCTGGATGCCCAACACATTGTCGCCGACGGCGAACATCTCCACCGGCGTCTTGTCGGAGTAGGCCAACACCTTGCCCATTGGAGGCACCTCCAAAACCTAATTCAATTAAGTAATTAAGCACACATCAACTTACATTTTCAGGTCAATcgattgattaattatatatgaagGTACAAACATATCTTTTGTTAGGTATTGCATATCtaaatatttcttttgaaaatacTAGACACTTGTTTTGTTACTTGGCCAGGAAGAGAAAGTGATCACAGGGAGAAATAATAATAGTACGCATATGATTAGTATGCAGTGCTATGCCATGCATTAACCCAGAAGTACACATTTTCAGtgtcaaggtttttttttttttgagaatattTTCAGTGTCAAGTTGAGAGGTAGGAGTGGTGCTCAAATCAGCACTCCAAAAATTAAGTCAAACACCGCCCAATCTAGCCAAGTGTCCGCAATTAAGGTTTTAAAACATGTGCAAATGGCTATAGAATAATGCAAACACGAAATATACGATATGATATTATCAAACTGtgtaataattattatattattaaaatatagcGTAAAAGGGCCATCACAGTCGCTCTTACTGGTTACAAGAATTATCATATTATAATATGGGAAGAAAGTGGAGATTGTCTAGACTACAACAATTAATGTAGTTGATCTAAATCAATGTAGATGATGAGAAGtagaattttgtttttatataataaatatCTAACAGCCAtgtaggagaaaaaaaactattactTTCATATCATTTTAAGATTTATTCCAATATTCGTTCTATggaaactttaaaaaaatatgataagtGTGCTCTCACCTCATCTTGGTGAACCTCGATGATGGAGGCACTTTGGGGAATTTCCTTGAGATCCCCAAATAACTTGGACCCCTCAAAATCACGCACAAAGGTCATCTTCTTCACCCCAATGTTCCATCCACTTCGTGCCTTGCCAATTCTACCACCCAATGCTCGACACAATACCTAATTAACcacacacaagaaaaaaaacttaattctcaatatttattaatattttcatgAAGATTAACCTTCAAATGCCCAGTTCATTCCAAAATATTAGCATTTCTACATCTGCATAAGTTGTTTGCTTGCGCTGTCTTTCATATATTCTCCAAGAATATGAAAATTGGAATAATTATAACACACTAATTTGTGTACAGtttattgatatatatgaaaatgatactacctccgtctcaaaaagttttagagttgaacacggttattaaaaCAGCTGGTGAaaattggttgggaagagaaggcgaatataaattttgaatggtgGAAAGTTTCGATTGGTTAAAGAAAACAAATGTAGGCTgataagttattatattttaaaacaaaatttaaaggctaaaagttttttttttttgaatgtgaGGAGTATATGTTGGTAGATTAACCTGGTGGCCGAAGCAGATGCCGAGGATGCGCTTGCCCATGGCGTGGAGCGCCCGGAGGAGGGAGCAGAGGCGGAGGATCCACCGCTCGTCGCCGTACGCGTCGTGCGGGCTGCCGCTCACCACGAACCCCTCGTACcgccccacctcctccgccgccgggaaCTCGCCGTCGATCACCCGGAAGcagtcccacctctcctcctcccctccgccgccgccgagcgccgagACGAAGACGTTGCCGTATCCGCCGTACACCTTCCTCGCGTACTCCGAGTCGTTCAGCGCCAGCAGCAGCGCGTACCTCCTCCCCCctacgccgccgctcgccgccgccgccgccaccgtcatcgCGAGGAGATCGAGTGCGTTTGCGCCGGCGAGGTAGCAGGACTAAGCTGTGTGTAGTacgttgccggcggcgagctctagCTAGCTGTAGTGTGAAATTGCCGGCGAGAATGCATGGTATATaaggagctcggcggcgacgcgtcGCGGTCGGGTGTGTGGAACACGTGATGGGGTTGCCGCGCATTATTAAACTCCGCCGAAATGGGGATCCATCCGTGTTACACTGTTCTGCAGCATGCGCGTGATAAAGTTTTAGTTAGAAGAACAAGCGTGTATATATAGACGCGTGCATGTATGTGTGGAATTAACTGTGGATTCGGCTTATATAATTTGTTATTCGTTGTTGAGCTGGCTGGCATTTCGATTGAACTGggtcttagttttttttatttatgttgttttctttaCGGATGACTGGACATGTTATAGGCAATTGCTAATGCTGATGGATTGAATATTGTAACACTAATTGTTTGTATAagaaagtctttttttttccgagaAATTGTAGTAATAATAATCCATAAGTTCATATAGGCTGAAAGAATACAACATTAGGGTTCAAAGTCTAGCACACCTGAAGGCTTAAATTGAATTGAGATTTCAAGCTTTGTAAACATAGGTTGACGAGAATAGCAGGAGTCAGTGATTATTATTGATTTATATGCATATACACAGTATATGAAGAGTACGTACGTCTTGGGAGAGGTGTCCATATATAGGATAGAAGGCAACATGATAATGACATATATGTGAATAACAATTTTTGAGGAGAtcatgtgaaatatgagatAATACGGTTGTAGTTGTTGCATGAATgttaaatatgaaaaagaagACACATACTCTTAGTTTTTGAGATATATGATTTATATAGCTTTTAAAATGATCTTACCCTTTTTTATAGCTTTTGGAATATACATACTGATCTTTGCTAGAAAATAAGTTCATGAGTTGAAAATAATGCATCCTTAGTGTTTAATTTAAGTCAGACACACCCAGAGGCTTAAGTTGAATTGAGATTTGAAGTTTTGTAGTGAGTGGTTTTTCTTGACAtaggttgatgagaacaacagGAGTCGAGTAATTATTATACTATGGTACATGGTTAATTTAAAGTGATAGGAGGTTAAGGGACTATTATAGATCTATATGCATACAGTACAGTGTATGAAGAGGTCCGGCATGGGATATGCCCACTGGATGGAAGGCAATATGATAAtgacatatatatgcaaatgaTAATTTAAGGAGATCAGgtgaaatatgagatggatGTACGGTTGTAGTTGTTGCACGAATgttaaatatgaaaaagaagTCATACTCTTAGTCTTTGGAGAGATGTGAGTTATAGCTTTTAAAACGAACTTGGAATAGACGTACTGATCTTCGCTAGAAAATAAGAACATATATAAGCTGAAAAAAACATTCTTATTTTGTGTTATTTCTCATGAGTTCCCAATtctcgcgcgcacgcttttcaaactgctaaacggtacgttaaTGTTTAcgtaggaaagttgctttaaaaaatcatattaatctatttttaaaatttttatagctaatacataattaatcatacgttaatttATCGCTCCGTTTTGTgtgcggaggggaggggttACCACAACCCAGTTGGTGGTGTCTTTACACATAGGTTGGCGATAATATCATGAGTCAAATAAATGATGATTAGATGTCTAGTCACATGTTTTATGCCATAAGAGGTTAAGGAACTgctccctctgtcaaaaaaaagccaacctagAAAGAGATGTGATCCTtcctagtataacgaatctggataaaaggttgtccagattcattatactaggagGTGTTATATTTTGAATAGCACGCTCAGTACATTAAGGGGATTGGTATCGGAGGTAAATATAGGGCGGAATACAACATGATaataacatactccctccgtcccaaaaaagccaacctagtactggatgtgatatatgttagtactacgaatctggacatatctctatccagatttattgtactagaatatgtcacatccagttctagattcgtttttttcagAACTGAGAGAGTATGCGAATGACAATTGAGACTACCAGGTGAAATATGGTATAGATGTACGAATGTAGCTGTTGCACGAATGTTAAATTACTAGTtgctccgtttcatattataagactttctagcattgcccgtattcatatagatgttaatgaatctagacatatatatatgaatctagacacatatatatgtctagattcattaacacctatataaatgtgggcaatgttagaaagtcttataatataaaacggaggaagtacgtagTTTTGACGGCTGCATTATAtgtttactatatatatatatgcttggtAGAGGggctataattttataatgAAAAAGCAATGTTGTGCCCAGATCAAAAGTAACTAAAGAAGatacatttagaaaaaaaaacacaaaggtAAACACgtttgctttgcttgcttgcctTATTATTTAATCATTGTGGCTCGATTAGGACCTTGCTGAGATCCATAACAGTGGTGTGTAACAGTCTACCTGTTGATGGACGTGTCCATGCATTATCGGGTCACAATCGCCTGCTGAATCACATGACATTGTCTGAATAATAAACAATTAAACAAATAATGAGATAATCAGTAACTAATCTGAACATGGACAATGtcgatcttttcttttttttcttttgaaacaaCCCGTATAAAATAGTGAGATGTTTTTATTGATAAAGCAATAATGAAATATAAGTCTATAGTCCTATAAGTGTAAAACTATagtcaggagaaaaaaaatataactataccACGTGTCTACATTTGATTCTACTGATAGAAACATGACATGTATTCTAAACAACGCCTCCAAGAAAAAAAACGGGTCGCCGTCGCCTGTTCTATAGAGCCTGTTCTATAAAACCCGAGGTAAACGGGTGCCACGTTTCTCTACCTAACCGGAATTAACAATACGGTTTTACCATTTGGACCGAGCCTTttttagtactctctccgtcccaaaaaaaaaatcaaattctagagatgaatctggacacatatGTGTACAGATTCATCTCTAGAATTGGACTTTTTTGTGTGTTCAGATTCATCTGTAAAATTGAGGGAGTACTCCGGTAAGCgaatttttctcatttttaattttaatttttttaatatttatagaaatattataccatTCAAAATATTTACACAAATGGCCCCTGCCGCCCAAGTGGAGGGCGTCAAGGTGTACGCATTTTGCACTTAGGTCCCTTGCCGTCCTCTACAAGGGCTGCAAGGGGGTAAATGCAATTTTCGCCCTGccaaaaaatacatttttctattttttttcaacttgtcCGTCCCTCACGTCACTTctgtaaatatttatatttacgcCGGTACaatatttctataaatattaaaaaataaaaatttaaaatgaaaaaatacCGCACAGGGCCCATCCACAAACTCAGATGGGCCGGCCCGTCAACCATCCGCGTGGCCCACttaattgagagagagagagagagagagagagagagagatcgtcTTCAATCGCGTGGCACAACACCGCcacgcgcctcctcctcccctcccctccactccgcgagccgccacctcctccgccgccgccgccgccgacgacgacgacgacgccgcatccccaaccctagccgccgctcgGCGGTGCTGCGACGTAGGAGCGGGTCTCCTCTCTGCATGATCCGTTAGGGCTACCGAGCCGATCGACCGGCGGGCCTAAAACCCTAGCCGAGAGAGGCTGCTGgttgggtgggggtgggggcgtGCTCGACTCTCCGGCGGCGCCATGAAGCTGACGGTGAAGACCCTCAAGGGCACCCAGTTCGAGATCCGGGTGCAGCCCAACGACACCGTGAGAAATTTTCCCCCCTACGCCCATTTcgattttcttttccccttctcGTGTGTAGCTTTCGTTAGTGGGGAGATGGAGAGTTTTTGCTAGGGTTTCCACCAATGTAGATGCGAGGTAGCCATTGAGTCCTGCTCCGCTAGGGTTTCGTTTCAGCAAGTATGGCTCACCTCGTTGGAGGGCTCGTTGTTTGCTGTTATTtagttatttattattatatggtaATGTAGTGGATATGCCTGGATGATGATAGTCCCTCGGAGCTGTGTTCGTGAGGATGGATGGATTAAGCTGCAGGCTTGGAGCTATCGTCTGCTTTGGACTCATAGTTTTACAGTGTGTTCATGATGATTCAGGCGCAGCAATGTTAGCAAGTGGTTACTGTCCGAAAGGAGCTATCGTCTCCTTTGAAATATTGAATGCATAGCATTGTACTGGCTGATTATTGGATAAAAGTAAAACTTGTCGGGTTTCACTGGGGGATGATAATTCCATCCAAAACCAGTATTTGAAACCCTGGGTCCAACAGGGGTTTAGATATTTATTACTTGTCTGCTACGTCTTCTATAATTATAGCAAAAATGGCTCTGCTACATATATAACCATTCCAGGATTTTTCTGTTTGTACACTATGGAACAGATTATGGCTGTCAAGAAGATCATTGAAGAGATACAAGGAAAGGATAGCTACCCATGGGGCCAACAGTTGCTGATTCACAATGGCAAGGTTTTGAAAGATGAAAGTACATTGGAAGAGAACAAAGTCAGTGAAGTTGGGTTTTTAGTTGTCATGCTTAGTAAGGTAGGCCGCGTATGTGCTGTATATAATTTAAATGGTGATGTTATTTATTACGCTTCATTTAATTCTTTTCTGACTGGATGCTGGGTGTAACGGTGCAGCAAACTTAGTTGTTAAGGAAAACACGATGACGTTCcatatactccttccatcccataaaaaacaaacctagtacaagatgtgacacatcctccATATTCATactactaggatgtgtcacatcccatAGTAGGTttgtttttatgggacggagggagttaaTAGCATAAACAGTTAAACAATAACTTGCGAGACGTAATCATTTTGTGGATATTCATAAACGATGAATATGCCTGGCTCTGGCCTCATTTAATGCATGTTGGTTTTCTGATAATCTGACATGGGCGAATAAGGAACATGGGTAGTTTCTTCTATGCCACAGTACCAAACTTAATTGACACCTGAATCGTTCTTATGCTTCTTTCTATGATTAATTTTCATGACCTGTCAACAGTCGCTTCTCTATCTACTGGCTTTACAGTTACCATTATCTATAATCACATTATCCGACATTTCCTCTCATGCTTGTGCTCTTCTTGTGTTGCTTTGGAAGACATGATTATTTACTTAATCTCTGATTCTATGCAGAGTAAAGCTTCTGGTTCCAGTGGAGCTTTAAGTTCACTGGTAATACTATTACTTTTTAGATGTATatgcaaatgtttttttttcatttactgACTGCATGATCCGTTATTAGACTTCAAGCACCCCTTTGACCAGGCAAGAAACTCCTGCGGATGCTTCACGAGCAGCTCCTCAACCCCTGTGAGTGCACTATTGACTTTCTTTTTTGCATCTTCCCCATTCATATAAGGTATTACTCACTAGGTGGATGTATTGTGCTCTTGCAGAGTTGCACCTACAAGAACACCCCAGCCCGAAAGGCCACCTGCGGAGTATGTTTCCAGTCTGCAATCAATATTTGTGCTATGTCCTTTTTTGCCACTAATATCCTTGTTTCGTGACGTGGTCACTCCGAAGGAAAATTcctttctttaaatttgatAGCACACTCAAATCATTCAACATTTCATACATTACCACATCTGATAAGGGTCCATTGTGAAGACTGGCATACACGCATACGTGATAAGATGAACTAATAAATTGTGGTCtgcgagagaggaggggaaaaaaacacaCTTGCTAGCTATCAGCAGGAAGTTAGGCTTAGTCCTGTTCAATTTTGGGATTCTAATAGCTATGGAAGATAGATCTGAATTGGTCTTATGAATATGGGTTCCACTGTTTACTTTCTAATGAAATATACTTTATATGCTTgctaaaacttatttttattttagagcCCCTTCAAACGCATATGGTCAAGCAGCATCAAATCTATTGTCGGGAAGCAATCTTGACACTACGATTAACCAGCTGATGGAAATGGGTGGTGGCAGTTGGGACAGAGATAAAGTCCAAAGAGCTCTACGTGCAGCTTATAACAACCCAGAGCGTGCTGTTGAATATCTATATTCTGTATGTTCTGTTTCCTCCTGTAAATGtttgttattcttttttttctaacgtTAATGGATAATGTTTGTTTCTCCCAAACATTAGGGCATTCCAATTACAGCGGAGGTTGCTGTTCCAACAGGTGGTCAAGGGGCAAACACAACCGAGCCATCTTCTACTAGGGAAGCCAGTCTGTCTGGAATTCCAAACTCATCCCCGTTAAATCTTTTCCCACAGGTTTATATGCTATCTTGGCTATTCATTACCATCGCCTACTATTGCATGTATTTAACAATTGAAATTTAGCAGGGCGATGCAAATGATGGaggtggtgctggtggtggaACACTTGAGTTCCTTAGACATAACCAACAGGTTGTCATCCCCTCTGTTTTgccatataagattatttttgttttttgttcagTATAATTTTCCTGAGCAAATATTTGGTTTTTTAATATAGTGTTTCTTGAATATATAAATTATGTTGCCAGTGTTTGTCTGGTACCGGATAACTACCTTTTAGCTTTTCATAGCCAGCAATGGAGCCACTGTATGCATGATAAGATGCTTTTGATGCTGCTAGCATTGTTTCtgatttattattgttattttgaTAGCATACCCTGTCATCTTTTGTGCTTGAACAGCGCACCACCCTGTATGGTGTGAGCATCAACTTAGTGAAACTTCCATatcatgttttccttttttgagACAGGACCTAATGTTCACATCATTTTGGTACCCTCATGTgtattcgagaaaaaaaaaaagcatcattTTGGTATACCTCCATTCAGTATAACGTTGCGTTGTTTGAATTGTTGAAGTATAACACCGCTATCTTCACTATTTTGCAGTTTCAGGCGCTTCGGGAAATGGTTCATACTAACCCACAAATATTGCAGGTCATTTATCTTGTTTGACATGTTTACATGCTATGGATTATCTTGTATAGCCTGCTATGGCTTATTTTGTATCACCTGCCTAATCTTTGTGCTGGTATCATGTTATAGCCTATGCTCCAGGAACTGAGCAAGAAGAATCCTCAACTTCTGAGGTTGATTCAGGAGAACCATGATGAGTTCCTTCAGTTAATAAATGAGCCCTTTGATGGTGCTGATGGGTATGAACTGTTCATCTGCTTGATTCAATTCTGGTTTCATTTGATTTGTTATAGGGTTATAGGATTCGTTAatgtgaaatgaaaaaaaatcaattataaacttgaaatgcCATTGGTATGTTCTCTGTGTTGCTTCAGCACACTCCCATAACTTCTTTCAATGGATTTTCCTCGGTGCTACTTGTACAATATGGTTACACCTTTTTATGGACTTTCTGTGGTAGTACGTGTGCATTACTCCGGTATTCATTTGTACTCGCCTGCTTCCTGATGATACAGGGACTTCTTAGACCAACCTGACCAGGATGAGATGCCCCATTCTATCAATGTCACACCTGAAGAGCAAGAGGCGATTGGACGGGTATGTACAACATAGTTAACTCACTTATTACCTCTTGTTACAGAAGTATATACAGTGTACATAACATTACATAACAACAATGTTTTGAATTATTTTCATGCTTCAGCTTGAAGGCATGGGATTTGACAGAGCACGTGTCATCGAAGCATTCTTCGCCTGTGACAGGAACGAGCAACTCGCAGCAAATTACCTTCTTGAACATGCTGCTGATGAAGATTAGATGGAATTATTTAAACCCGGTGAGAACTCTTGCCATGTCCTGGCCGACTGTTTCCCTGTCTTTGGTTCAGTAGGAAACCATGCACTAACGATTATGTTTTATTTGTGGGGGCCATGACAGCTTATTCTGTACACCTGCCCTGCAATTTATCAGACTTTGGAAGTTTGCGGGTGCTTTGGATCCAAATTGAACAAGCTGAGATGGAGCTAACACCGCGTTGCATCGATTTATCTCTTGTACAATACTTGCTTTATTTAATTGCTGGCTTAGCATTCAAATACATGGCTTAACATTTATTCGAGCTGTCTGAGGGACGGATCCTTTTGTCCATCCGTTTTTAGCCAGAAATTTCAATGGATGTGAATTGTGTTGACCACATTTTCTGTCCTGTTTGTGTTATTCAATTCGTGATTTCTAGAGCAGTAAATATAGTGTGCAGAAAACATTGCGATTGTCGAGAACAGAGCTCCGTTGCATTATTAGCCCCTTCTCAAGGCGAGAATGGGACAATTGCTCTTACAAAATCGCTACTCAATTCAAAATAGGCCAGGACTCCTTTGGAATGTTGGAAATTTACAGGATTATTACGGACATTAGTTTAAATCTATAAAATTCCTGTGAATTTCCACCAATCCAAATGAGGTTCCCTCACATCTCCGATACATCATCTCATAGTGTGCAGCATAGCTTGGAGTCGATGGATGCCAGGCAAATGCACAATGCCTGGTAGCCAGTCAATGGGTACCTACAACGAACGATGCTTATGCTAATGAATCTTTGCTCTTTgactgataaaaaaaattcagaattacaCCCTGCTATGATGAAGAttattgctttcttttttttaacttaccTGAAGTCCATAATGTACTTGGACTTGCCAATCCTACCAAGCTGCAAAATTGTCTGCCTTCCATTCTCCTGCCAAACAAAGCAAAATTACTCACAGTTTGTTCCGTTGTGATAGCCATGAGATTCCAATCAGATCCAACAATTAGAGTTCAGGAGTGTGGCAACAGCATAAGGTTGCTCTGTTTACCTCCAAAGTCATCTGGAAGTTCTTCACCGATGGCTGCACCTTGTATCCCATCCTCCCTGCCCTCTCTCTGAAGTCCAGTTCATACCGTTTTGTCATCTGTGAACGATGAATGCAGCAGGACAAACATCTTGCTATCAGCTTACTCTGAATCTTGGCATAGTATCAATCAAATAACAAGAGTCATTTTAAAATCTTAAGAGAGAAATTGCATACATTGTTGTAGAAAGGAGATCTTGAGCAGAGCTGATCAGCCTTGA
This region includes:
- the LOC127762878 gene encoding ubiquitin receptor RAD23b-like isoform X1; translated protein: MKLTVKTLKGTQFEIRVQPNDTIMAVKKIIEEIQGKDSYPWGQQLLIHNGKVLKDESTLEENKVSEVGFLVVMLSKSKASGSSGALSSLTSSTPLTRQETPADASRAAPQPLVAPTRTPQPERPPAEAPSNAYGQAASNLLSGSNLDTTINQLMEMGGGSWDRDKVQRALRAAYNNPERAVEYLYSGIPITAEVAVPTGGQGANTTEPSSTREASLSGIPNSSPLNLFPQQGDANDGGGAGGGTLEFLRHNQQFQALREMVHTNPQILQPMLQELSKKNPQLLRLIQENHDEFLQLINEPFDGADGDFLDQPDQDEMPHSINVTPEEQEAIGRLEGMGFDRARVIEAFFACDRNEQLAANYLLEHAADED
- the LOC127762879 gene encoding gamma-glutamyl peptidase 5-like, with the protein product MTVAAAAASGGVGGRRYALLLALNDSEYARKVYGGYGNVFVSALGGGGGEEERWDCFRVIDGEFPAAEEVGRYEGFVVSGSPHDAYGDERWILRLCSLLRALHAMGKRILGICFGHQVLCRALGGRIGKARSGWNIGVKKMTFVRDFEGSKLFGDLKEIPQSASIIEVHQDEVLEVPPMGKVLAYSDKTPVEMFAVGDNVLGIQGHPEYTSDILLNLIDRLVNNNTITSGIGEEARRTVEASEPDRRFWTGLCKDFLKRPTAATTVDMPPREVAPEMMSCSHIIAGGHFVATTPIGL
- the LOC127762878 gene encoding ubiquitin receptor RAD23b-like isoform X2 gives rise to the protein MKLTVKTLKGTQFEIRVQPNDTIMAVKKIIEEIQGKDSYPWGQQLLIHNGKVLKDESTLEENKVSEVGFLVVMLSKSKASGSSGALSSLTSSTPLTRQETPADASRAAPQPLVAPTRTPQPERPPAEAPSNAYGQAASNLLSGSNLDTTINQLMEMGGGSWDRDKVQRALRAAYNNPERAVEYLYSGIPITAEVAVPTGGQGANTTEPSSTREASLSGIPNSSPLNLFPQGDANDGGGAGGGTLEFLRHNQQFQALREMVHTNPQILQPMLQELSKKNPQLLRLIQENHDEFLQLINEPFDGADGDFLDQPDQDEMPHSINVTPEEQEAIGRLEGMGFDRARVIEAFFACDRNEQLAANYLLEHAADED